From the Flavimarina sp. Hel_I_48 genome, one window contains:
- a CDS encoding succinate dehydrogenase/fumarate reductase iron-sulfur subunit, translated as MKLTLEIWRQDGPKAKGGMKTYPIDGIDGDMSFLEMLDVLNEELINKGEIPVEFDHDCREGICGSCDLQINGEPHGPDRMVTTCQLHMRKFKDGDTIVIEPFRAKAFPVIKDLIVDRSAFDRIQQAGGYISVNTSGNTVDANATPIEKEKADESFYAATCIGCGACVAACKNASAMLFTSAKVSQFALLPQGEVEAAERVKNMVYQMDLEGFGNCTNTGACEIECPKGISLENIARMNREYMGAVSEG; from the coding sequence ATGAAACTCACATTAGAAATATGGCGTCAGGATGGCCCCAAAGCAAAAGGAGGCATGAAAACGTATCCCATTGATGGTATTGACGGGGACATGTCGTTTCTTGAAATGCTTGACGTTCTCAACGAAGAATTGATCAATAAGGGAGAAATTCCCGTAGAATTTGACCACGATTGTAGGGAAGGCATCTGTGGAAGCTGTGATTTGCAAATCAATGGTGAGCCTCACGGTCCAGACCGCATGGTAACCACCTGCCAGTTGCACATGCGCAAGTTTAAGGATGGTGATACGATCGTGATTGAGCCTTTTAGGGCAAAAGCATTTCCAGTGATCAAAGATCTTATTGTAGATCGTTCAGCTTTTGACCGTATTCAACAGGCGGGTGGTTATATTTCGGTAAATACCTCAGGGAATACCGTTGATGCTAATGCAACACCTATTGAGAAAGAAAAAGCAGATGAATCCTTCTATGCAGCAACTTGTATAGGTTGTGGCGCCTGCGTGGCAGCCTGTAAAAATGCAAGTGCCATGCTTTTTACCTCTGCAAAAGTATCTCAGTTTGCATTATTGCCGCAAGGTGAAGTAGAAGCCGCTGAGCGTGTTAAAAACATGGTATATCAAATGGATCTTGAAGGTTTTGGTAACTGTACCAATACCGGAGCCTGCGAAATAGAATGTCCCAAAGGAATTTCCCTTGAAAATATTGCCCGGATGAACCGAGAATATATGGGCGCTGTTTCCGAAGGATAA
- the radA gene encoding DNA repair protein RadA, with protein sequence MAKTKTTYFCQNCGAQYSKWQGQCTACKEWNTIAEEVIQKEEKSNWKQSAAASTKRVAKPQKINEISTIAEARMNTNNGELNRVLGGGLVPGSLTLLGGEPGIGKSTLMLQIALTLPYKTLYVSGEESAQQIKMRAQRINPNAENCLILTETKTQNIFKQIEATEPNIVVIDSIQTLHSDYIESSAGSISQIRETTSELIKFAKETSTPVILIGHITKDGTIAGPKILEHMVDTVLQFEGDRNHVYRILRAHKNRFGSTHELGIYEMQGSGLREVSNPSEILISKNDEELSGTAIAATLEGMRPLMIEIQALVSTAVYGTPQRSATGYNAKRLNMLLAVLEKRAGFRLGAKDVFLNITGGISVDDPAIDLAVVAAILSSNEDMAIPKTICFAAEVGLAGEIRPVPRVEQRILEAEKLGFEHIMISKYCKVPKQNYAIKIIRVAKMNDVVEWVMA encoded by the coding sequence ATGGCAAAGACAAAAACAACCTATTTCTGTCAAAATTGTGGTGCGCAATATTCTAAATGGCAAGGACAATGCACGGCGTGCAAAGAGTGGAATACCATTGCGGAAGAAGTAATTCAGAAAGAAGAAAAGAGCAACTGGAAACAATCTGCAGCAGCGTCTACAAAACGCGTAGCCAAACCGCAGAAAATCAACGAAATTTCCACGATTGCCGAAGCCCGAATGAATACAAACAACGGCGAACTCAACCGGGTTTTGGGCGGCGGACTGGTGCCGGGATCTCTCACGCTGTTGGGCGGCGAACCGGGCATAGGGAAAAGTACTCTCATGCTGCAAATCGCCCTCACGCTGCCCTATAAAACGCTCTACGTTTCTGGGGAAGAAAGCGCGCAGCAGATAAAAATGCGGGCACAACGAATCAACCCCAATGCCGAAAATTGCCTTATCCTTACGGAAACCAAAACCCAGAATATCTTTAAACAGATCGAAGCGACCGAGCCTAATATCGTCGTAATCGATTCTATACAAACCTTGCATTCTGATTATATAGAGAGCAGCGCCGGTAGTATTTCCCAGATACGGGAAACCACCAGCGAACTCATAAAATTTGCAAAGGAAACCTCCACGCCGGTCATCCTTATAGGACATATTACAAAAGATGGAACCATAGCTGGCCCCAAGATTTTAGAGCACATGGTAGATACCGTTTTGCAATTTGAAGGCGACCGCAACCATGTCTACCGGATTTTACGAGCGCATAAAAACAGGTTTGGTTCCACGCATGAGTTGGGCATTTATGAAATGCAGGGCAGCGGTTTGCGTGAAGTTTCCAATCCTTCAGAGATATTGATCTCCAAAAATGATGAAGAACTCAGCGGGACTGCCATCGCGGCAACGCTGGAAGGTATGCGTCCGCTAATGATAGAAATCCAGGCGCTGGTAAGTACCGCCGTTTATGGCACGCCACAACGTAGTGCGACGGGTTATAACGCGAAACGCCTTAATATGCTACTGGCCGTGCTTGAAAAGCGTGCGGGTTTTCGCTTGGGAGCCAAAGATGTTTTTTTAAACATAACCGGCGGTATATCTGTTGATGATCCTGCGATTGACCTCGCTGTGGTCGCTGCGATACTTTCCAGTAACGAAGATATGGCCATCCCAAAGACTATCTGCTTTGCTGCAGAAGTAGGACTTGCTGGAGAAATTCGGCCTGTCCCCCGTGTGGAGCAGCGCATTCTGGAAGCAGAAAAGCTGGGTTTTGAACATATTATGATCTCCAAATACTGCAAAGTACCCAAGCAGAATTATGCTATTAAAATCATTCGGGTTGCAAAGATGAACGATGTTGTGGAATGGGTTATGGCGTAA
- a CDS encoding YbhN family protein — protein MSRKAFIKVLKTIIPLGLGLFLIWYSLASATPEQRATLWENIVNVEPGWIILSLILGILSHLSRAYRWQFMLEPLGFHPTFANRFMAVMVAYLANLGIPRSGEVLRGATLTTYEKVPFEKAFGTIISERIADLIMLLLVVALALLFQSDDLLGYLESKNINPLITVGVLAILLLLLFGFFKVLQTSKNTFIVKVRTFVSGLLEGMKSILKMKHKAAFIFHTVFIWVMYVLMFWVIKFTVPELENASIGVILAAFVVGSFSISATNGGIGVYPVAIGALLMVFDISKASGEAFGWILWGAQTLLVIVLGALSFILLPIYNNRRAKK, from the coding sequence GTGTCCCGTAAAGCGTTCATAAAAGTACTAAAAACCATTATTCCCCTTGGCCTGGGTCTTTTTTTGATCTGGTATTCGCTGGCTTCGGCCACGCCGGAACAAAGGGCAACGCTTTGGGAAAATATAGTAAATGTTGAACCAGGCTGGATAATATTGTCCTTAATCCTGGGGATTCTCAGTCATCTTTCACGTGCCTACCGCTGGCAATTTATGCTTGAACCGTTAGGATTTCATCCTACTTTTGCAAATCGTTTTATGGCGGTTATGGTTGCCTATTTGGCAAATCTGGGCATTCCCAGATCAGGCGAAGTGTTGCGGGGGGCGACACTTACAACCTATGAGAAAGTCCCTTTTGAAAAAGCCTTTGGTACTATAATTTCAGAACGTATCGCAGATCTTATCATGCTCCTGCTGGTGGTCGCGCTTGCGCTTCTTTTTCAAAGTGATGATCTATTGGGATATTTGGAATCTAAAAATATCAACCCTTTGATAACCGTTGGGGTATTGGCTATTCTGCTTTTGCTCTTATTCGGTTTTTTTAAAGTACTACAAACGTCAAAAAACACGTTTATCGTAAAAGTGCGAACATTTGTGAGCGGACTCCTGGAAGGAATGAAAAGCATCCTGAAGATGAAGCACAAAGCGGCCTTTATTTTCCACACTGTTTTTATCTGGGTAATGTATGTTTTGATGTTTTGGGTGATTAAATTTACCGTTCCAGAACTGGAAAACGCCAGTATAGGTGTTATTTTGGCCGCTTTTGTGGTAGGTTCTTTCAGTATTTCCGCCACAAATGGCGGTATAGGTGTGTATCCCGTTGCCATTGGCGCGCTGTTGATGGTTTTTGATATCAGTAAGGCCTCTGGTGAAGCTTTCGGCTGGATTCTTTGGGGAGCGCAAACTTTATTGGTTATCGTGCTTGGGGCTCTTTCTTTTATCCTGCTTCCCATTTATAATAATAGAAGAGCTAAAAAATAA
- the panD gene encoding aspartate 1-decarboxylase: MLVNVVKSKIHRVKVTGAELHYIGSITIDEDLMEAANIIEGERVQIVNITNGERLETYAIPGPRNSGEITLNGAAARKVAKGDMLILIVYAFMEVEEAKQFKPTLVFPDEHTNLLK; encoded by the coding sequence ATGTTAGTCAACGTAGTAAAATCAAAAATACACCGGGTAAAGGTCACTGGGGCAGAACTGCACTATATAGGCAGCATTACCATAGATGAAGATCTTATGGAAGCTGCAAACATCATTGAGGGCGAGCGCGTACAGATCGTGAACATCACAAATGGTGAACGTCTGGAAACCTATGCCATCCCCGGTCCACGCAACAGTGGGGAAATTACACTGAACGGTGCTGCCGCACGTAAAGTAGCAAAAGGCGACATGCTTATCTTAATCGTTTATGCTTTTATGGAAGTAGAAGAAGCAAAACAATTCAAACCTACGCTCGTTTTCCCAGATGAACACACCAACCTTCTGAAATAG
- the panC gene encoding pantoate--beta-alanine ligase, with protein sequence MKGYFKRLEISRAVANLRKSGKIVGFVPTMGALHAGHISLIDFAFSHQCDTVVVSIFVNPTQFNNKEDLEHYPRTLEKDLAILKPYGEKVIVFTPEPEEVYGEEVKSKVYDFEGLDKVMEGAFRPGHFEGVGTVLSHLFEIVKPDKAFFGEKDFQQLQIIKKLVAIEQIPVEIIGAPINRNEDGLAQSSRNVRLTPEHTEAAPFIYKILKQVREDFNEKSIDQLKQWVEEAFAAHELLKLEYFEIADQNTLKPAKNGSKSGDFRAFIAVFAGDIRLIDTLSLT encoded by the coding sequence ATGAAAGGTTATTTTAAAAGACTCGAGATTTCAAGGGCCGTTGCAAACCTCCGCAAATCTGGTAAGATCGTAGGCTTTGTACCTACTATGGGTGCCTTGCACGCTGGGCATATCAGCCTTATTGACTTTGCTTTTTCGCATCAGTGCGACACAGTTGTCGTAAGTATTTTTGTGAATCCTACCCAGTTTAATAATAAGGAAGATCTGGAGCATTACCCCAGAACCCTGGAAAAAGATCTTGCTATCCTTAAGCCTTACGGCGAAAAAGTTATTGTTTTCACCCCAGAACCAGAAGAAGTTTACGGCGAAGAGGTGAAAAGCAAAGTCTACGATTTTGAAGGTCTTGATAAAGTGATGGAAGGTGCTTTCCGTCCCGGTCATTTTGAAGGTGTAGGCACCGTTTTGAGTCATTTGTTCGAAATTGTCAAACCAGATAAAGCCTTTTTTGGTGAGAAAGACTTTCAGCAGTTGCAGATAATCAAAAAGTTGGTAGCGATAGAACAAATCCCGGTAGAAATCATAGGTGCTCCCATTAACAGAAATGAGGACGGTCTCGCCCAGAGTTCCCGTAATGTTCGTCTGACTCCAGAACATACAGAAGCGGCACCTTTTATTTATAAAATCTTAAAGCAGGTACGGGAAGATTTTAATGAAAAGTCAATCGACCAACTAAAACAGTGGGTTGAAGAAGCCTTCGCTGCGCATGAGCTTTTGAAACTGGAATATTTTGAAATAGCAGATCAAAACACCTTAAAACCCGCAAAAAACGGATCAAAATCGGGGGATTTTAGAGCTTTTATAGCTGTTTTTGCAGGAGATATACGCTTGATCGACACCCTTTCCCTTACTTAA
- a CDS encoding glycogen/starch synthase yields MKDKRILYVSSEVIPYLPETEIASMSFDAPQMVNSKGGQIRIFMPRYGNINERRHQLHEVIRLSGMNLVINDFDMPLIIKVASIPKERIQVYFIDNEEYFKRKATFTDEDGNLFKDNDERAIFFAKGVVETVKKLNWAPDIIHVHGWLASLLPLYLKKYYASEPLFKESKIVMSVYNSGFNGTLNEELIDKIAFDGIDKKEIDELKKPTYENLMKVAIDHADAAIIGSQDTPEELINYLNTTKIPVLPYKRKEEFAQAYEEFYTKKVLA; encoded by the coding sequence ATGAAAGATAAGAGGATATTATACGTATCATCTGAAGTTATACCCTATTTACCAGAAACTGAAATTGCATCAATGTCTTTTGATGCACCTCAAATGGTAAACAGTAAGGGCGGGCAGATCAGGATTTTTATGCCCCGTTATGGTAATATTAATGAACGCAGGCATCAACTTCATGAAGTTATCAGGTTATCTGGGATGAATCTTGTCATTAATGATTTTGACATGCCCCTAATCATCAAAGTGGCGTCAATCCCTAAAGAACGTATACAGGTCTATTTTATAGATAATGAAGAATACTTTAAGCGGAAAGCAACTTTTACTGACGAAGATGGAAATTTGTTTAAAGATAACGATGAACGCGCCATATTCTTTGCAAAAGGTGTGGTCGAAACCGTAAAAAAATTAAATTGGGCGCCAGATATTATTCACGTACATGGCTGGCTGGCTTCTTTGTTGCCGCTCTATTTGAAAAAATATTATGCGAGCGAACCGCTCTTTAAAGAAAGCAAAATTGTCATGTCTGTATACAATTCTGGTTTCAATGGTACGTTAAATGAGGAACTTATCGATAAGATCGCGTTTGATGGTATTGATAAAAAGGAAATCGATGAGCTTAAAAAACCCACATATGAAAATCTGATGAAAGTGGCAATAGACCATGCAGATGCTGCCATAATAGGCTCTCAGGATACTCCAGAAGAGTTGATAAATTATTTGAACACCACAAAAATACCGGTGCTTCCCTATAAAAGGAAAGAAGAATTCGCTCAGGCTTATGAGGAATTCTACACAAAAAAGGTATTAGCTTAA
- a CDS encoding DUF4270 domain-containing protein produces the protein MKTTYYKAVFLAFISIFIYSCQDDYLEIGSNLVDNVSYKGDSLKLPVISYNQSFFNDAGVQTSGLSSGALGIYKDPVYGNTIASTLSQLAISPANPTVGENAEIDNIVVSIPYYSTAVGATEAGGTEYRLDSVYGNAAMNIRAYRSNYFLSDNDPQDISESAIYYSNQLKQFTGIRGDLLFSINNVKPSKEEIVTTIVPDSTAADTTATVNRSQPALRYELNAEEIAYFKSAILDQAGKDVLFNQNSFKNYFRGLYLEAEPINDDGSYFLFDRSGSQIQISYTADGSGESRVQSSITLSLSPSSGAIGVVGYDNNFKPEIISQVTNADPIAGDENLFLKGGQGSMAVIDLFGEDADGDGIPERLEELRAGSQKLIREANLTFYVDQQKINQLGGSAKNAPLRIYIYDLETNQPLEDYVNDAQRNTQTGAILGVGTSHLSPLETDADGNGVRYTIRITDHIKNLLNPENESPSTKLGVVVAQNLLNLGVATGAIQNTGATLVPKRLPITSILSQEGIILYGNASTDASKRLSLKLYFIETPNQ, from the coding sequence TTGAAAACCACATATTACAAAGCCGTTTTTCTGGCATTTATAAGTATTTTTATATATAGCTGTCAAGATGATTACCTGGAAATAGGAAGCAACCTTGTAGATAATGTAAGTTATAAAGGGGATAGTCTTAAACTTCCAGTTATCTCTTATAACCAATCCTTCTTTAACGATGCAGGCGTTCAGACCAGTGGATTGAGTTCTGGTGCCCTGGGCATTTATAAAGATCCTGTTTATGGTAATACCATAGCTTCAACTCTATCTCAATTAGCGATTAGCCCTGCAAATCCCACGGTGGGTGAGAATGCTGAAATAGATAATATAGTGGTAAGCATCCCATATTATAGTACTGCCGTAGGAGCAACAGAAGCTGGTGGGACAGAGTATCGCCTGGATTCCGTTTACGGCAATGCTGCAATGAACATTAGAGCTTATAGATCCAACTATTTTCTAAGCGATAATGACCCACAGGATATTTCAGAATCAGCTATTTATTATAGCAACCAACTCAAGCAATTCACGGGAATACGCGGGGATCTTCTCTTTTCTATAAATAATGTAAAACCCTCTAAAGAAGAAATTGTTACGACAATTGTCCCTGATTCTACCGCTGCAGATACAACGGCAACTGTAAATAGATCGCAACCAGCATTGCGCTATGAACTTAATGCCGAAGAAATTGCTTACTTTAAATCGGCAATTCTAGACCAGGCTGGAAAGGATGTGCTTTTTAACCAGAATAGTTTTAAAAACTATTTTAGGGGACTTTATTTAGAAGCAGAACCTATTAACGATGATGGTTCCTATTTTCTATTTGACCGTTCTGGGTCACAGATTCAAATTTCATACACCGCAGACGGTAGTGGTGAATCGCGGGTACAGTCAAGTATAACACTTTCCCTTAGCCCATCTTCGGGTGCGATAGGAGTAGTGGGCTATGATAACAATTTTAAACCTGAAATTATAAGTCAAGTTACAAATGCTGATCCTATTGCAGGTGACGAAAACTTATTTTTGAAAGGTGGTCAGGGAAGTATGGCAGTTATAGACCTTTTTGGCGAAGATGCTGATGGCGATGGGATACCAGAAAGATTAGAGGAATTGCGTGCCGGATCTCAAAAGCTCATCAGGGAGGCAAACCTTACTTTTTATGTGGATCAACAAAAAATAAATCAGTTGGGCGGTTCTGCAAAAAATGCACCATTACGTATCTATATCTACGATCTAGAAACAAATCAACCTCTGGAAGATTATGTGAACGATGCTCAAAGAAATACACAAACAGGAGCTATTTTAGGAGTTGGAACAAGTCATTTGAGCCCTTTGGAAACAGATGCTGATGGTAATGGAGTTCGATATACCATTAGAATAACAGATCATATTAAAAACCTGCTTAATCCTGAAAACGAATCACCTAGCACAAAACTAGGTGTCGTGGTAGCCCAAAATTTATTAAATTTGGGCGTTGCAACTGGAGCAATCCAGAATACAGGCGCAACCCTGGTACCCAAGCGTTTGCCAATAACTTCTATCTTATCACAAGAAGGCATCATTTTATATGGTAATGCAAGTACAGATGCAAGTAAGAGATTATCTCTTAAATTATATTTTATAGAAACCCCTAATCAATAA
- the glmS gene encoding glutamine--fructose-6-phosphate transaminase (isomerizing) — translation MCGIVGYIGKRDAYPIIIKGLQRLEYRGYDSAGVALYNDNEIHLCKTKGKVSDLKEKAKTDISTEGKLGIGHTRWATHGVPNDVNSHPHYSNSGDLVIIHNGIIENYESIKKELKNRGYTFKSDTDTEVLVNLIEDVQKNEDVKLGKAVQIALNQTVGAYAIAVFSRKKPKEIIVARLGSPLAIGVGEDEYFIASDASPFIEYTSNAIYLEDGEMAVVRTHKPLKILKIKDDSLVAPYIQELQLNLEQIEKGGYEHFMLKEIFEQPQAIKDTFRGRMLEKEGMIKMAGMDEHMNKFLNAKRIVIVACGTSWHAGLVAEYIFEELVRLPVEVEYASEFRYRNPVLEKDDVVIAISQSGETADTMAAMKLAKENGAFVFGVCNVVGSSISREADAGAYTHAGPEIGVASTKAFTTQITVLTLIALKMAYEKGKISKSDFHMHLQELDRIPEKVEKALKYNDHIEKVADKFKDAPNFLYLGRGFNFPVALEGALKLKEISYIHAEGYPAAEMKHGPIALIDEQMPVLVIATRKGHYEKIISNIQEIKSRKGKIIAVVTEGDEQVKDLADYVIEVPETMDSMSPLLTTIPLQLLSYHIAVLLGKNVDQPRNLAKAVTVE, via the coding sequence ATGTGCGGAATTGTAGGTTATATCGGAAAAAGGGATGCTTATCCCATTATTATAAAAGGTTTACAACGTCTGGAATATCGTGGATACGATAGTGCCGGCGTTGCTCTTTACAATGACAATGAAATTCATCTTTGTAAAACAAAAGGAAAGGTATCTGATCTGAAGGAAAAGGCAAAAACGGATATTTCCACAGAAGGAAAGTTAGGCATAGGCCACACGAGATGGGCTACACATGGTGTTCCCAATGATGTGAATTCGCATCCTCATTATTCTAACTCCGGTGATCTGGTAATTATCCACAATGGGATTATCGAAAACTACGAGTCCATTAAAAAAGAACTTAAGAATAGAGGGTATACTTTTAAATCTGATACAGATACAGAGGTTTTGGTTAACCTAATAGAGGATGTACAGAAAAACGAAGACGTTAAACTTGGTAAAGCCGTTCAGATTGCGCTTAACCAAACTGTAGGTGCTTATGCGATAGCTGTTTTTAGCCGTAAAAAACCTAAAGAAATCATAGTTGCACGTTTAGGTAGCCCTCTTGCTATTGGTGTAGGTGAAGATGAGTACTTTATCGCTTCAGATGCTTCTCCATTTATTGAATATACTTCAAATGCAATTTATTTAGAAGATGGAGAGATGGCTGTAGTGCGTACGCACAAACCTCTCAAAATCCTTAAAATTAAAGATGATAGTCTTGTAGCTCCTTACATTCAGGAACTACAGCTTAATTTAGAGCAAATTGAAAAAGGCGGTTATGAGCACTTTATGCTCAAGGAAATCTTTGAACAGCCACAGGCCATTAAAGATACCTTTAGAGGTAGAATGTTAGAAAAGGAAGGCATGATCAAAATGGCCGGAATGGATGAGCACATGAATAAGTTCCTAAATGCAAAACGTATCGTTATTGTTGCGTGTGGAACTTCATGGCACGCCGGTCTTGTAGCTGAATATATTTTTGAAGAGCTCGTGCGTCTGCCGGTAGAAGTGGAATATGCTTCAGAATTTAGGTACCGTAATCCCGTTTTAGAAAAAGACGATGTTGTTATTGCAATTTCTCAAAGTGGGGAAACCGCAGATACGATGGCGGCAATGAAACTGGCCAAAGAAAACGGGGCATTTGTTTTTGGTGTCTGTAATGTGGTAGGGTCTTCTATTTCACGCGAAGCTGATGCTGGTGCTTACACCCATGCTGGTCCAGAAATAGGTGTTGCTTCCACAAAAGCATTTACGACCCAGATTACTGTTTTAACGCTTATTGCGCTTAAAATGGCGTATGAAAAGGGTAAAATTTCCAAATCAGATTTTCATATGCACCTTCAGGAGCTGGATCGCATTCCTGAAAAAGTAGAAAAAGCGCTTAAATACAATGATCACATTGAAAAAGTTGCAGATAAGTTCAAAGACGCGCCTAACTTCCTTTATCTGGGAAGGGGATTCAATTTCCCGGTGGCATTAGAAGGTGCACTTAAACTAAAAGAGATCTCTTATATACATGCAGAAGGATATCCAGCTGCAGAAATGAAGCACGGTCCCATCGCCCTCATTGATGAGCAAATGCCCGTTCTCGTAATTGCCACCCGAAAGGGACATTATGAAAAGATCATTAGCAATATACAGGAGATAAAATCGCGTAAAGGTAAAATTATCGCCGTTGTGACCGAGGGTGACGAACAGGTAAAAGATCTTGCAGATTATGTAATCGAAGTTCCAGAAACAATGGACAGCATGTCCCCTTTGCTTACAACAATCCCTTTACAGCTACTTTCTTATCATATTGCCGTCTTGTTAGGCAAAAATGTAGATCAACCCAGAAACCTTGCGAAAGCGGTTACTGTAGAATAG
- a CDS encoding SulP family inorganic anion transporter — protein sequence MFKHLKNDIPAAIVVFFVALPLCLGIALASGAPLFSGLISGIVGGIIVGALSGSNLGVSGPAAGLSAIVLAAITTLGGYENLLLAVVLGGGIQILFGVLRAGVIGYYFPSSVIKGMLTGIGIIIILKQIPHFFGYDADPEGDWGFFQRDGENTFSELGNIVGNISIGATLIACIGMAILVLWDAVLSKKGRIFKLVQGPLVAVALGIIYYLATQGTEWGISDEHLVSVPIPEDFNSFINQFTLPNFAMIGRMDIWVTAFTIALVASLETLLCVEATDKLDPHKNTTPTNRELFAQGTGNVISGMIGGLPVTQVIVRSSANIQSGGATKMSAILHGFLLLISVIVVPNILNLIPLSVLAAVLFLVGYKLAKPKLFIQMYTLGWKQFVPFIVTILGIVFGDLLIGISLGLAIGIFVILVKSYQNSHFLHIDKKGENDKEVKMTLAEEVTFINKGAILKELNNLDAGTHLYIDTRKTKYLDNDIIEILDDFRVKAHDKNIAVTVVSERGNIENPESYFEFFEREKLL from the coding sequence ATGTTTAAACATTTAAAAAATGATATTCCGGCGGCTATCGTAGTATTTTTTGTGGCGCTACCGCTTTGTTTAGGTATTGCCCTCGCGAGTGGCGCACCACTTTTTTCCGGATTGATTTCTGGTATTGTAGGCGGTATAATAGTTGGTGCCCTTAGCGGCTCTAACCTGGGTGTAAGTGGACCTGCTGCGGGGCTTTCTGCCATCGTGCTTGCAGCAATCACAACGCTGGGCGGTTATGAAAACCTCTTGCTTGCCGTAGTTCTGGGTGGCGGTATACAGATTTTGTTCGGAGTGCTCAGAGCCGGGGTTATTGGCTATTATTTTCCTTCTTCTGTCATTAAAGGAATGCTTACGGGTATTGGGATTATAATAATCTTAAAACAGATACCTCATTTCTTTGGATACGATGCCGACCCGGAAGGGGACTGGGGATTTTTTCAGAGAGATGGGGAAAATACATTTTCTGAACTAGGTAATATTGTAGGCAATATAAGTATAGGAGCAACACTGATTGCCTGTATAGGTATGGCAATACTTGTGTTGTGGGATGCTGTTCTTTCTAAAAAAGGCAGGATTTTTAAACTGGTACAGGGACCTCTCGTTGCTGTTGCACTAGGAATTATCTATTATCTGGCAACACAGGGAACCGAGTGGGGTATTAGTGATGAACATTTGGTTTCCGTGCCCATTCCTGAAGATTTTAACTCCTTTATCAATCAGTTTACGCTGCCTAATTTTGCGATGATAGGACGCATGGATATCTGGGTAACTGCTTTTACAATAGCACTGGTTGCCAGTCTCGAGACACTTTTATGTGTTGAAGCTACAGATAAACTGGACCCACATAAAAATACCACACCCACAAATAGGGAGCTTTTTGCCCAGGGCACGGGAAATGTTATTTCAGGAATGATAGGTGGTTTGCCGGTCACACAAGTAATTGTGAGGAGCTCAGCCAACATACAATCTGGCGGGGCGACAAAAATGTCTGCGATCCTTCATGGTTTCTTATTGCTTATTTCGGTTATCGTTGTTCCAAATATCCTCAATCTAATTCCACTTTCCGTACTTGCTGCGGTGCTGTTTTTAGTGGGTTATAAATTGGCAAAGCCAAAACTCTTCATCCAGATGTACACTCTGGGCTGGAAACAGTTCGTGCCGTTTATAGTCACGATTTTGGGAATCGTTTTTGGAGATTTGCTTATCGGGATAAGTCTGGGTCTTGCCATTGGTATTTTTGTAATTCTTGTCAAGAGTTATCAAAACTCGCATTTTCTTCATATTGATAAAAAGGGGGAAAATGACAAGGAGGTTAAAATGACCCTTGCCGAAGAGGTTACCTTTATAAACAAAGGCGCAATATTGAAAGAACTTAACAATTTAGATGCGGGAACACATTTGTATATTGATACCCGCAAGACAAAATATCTTGACAATGATATTATTGAAATTCTAGATGACTTCAGAGTTAAAGCGCACGATAAAAATATTGCGGTTACGGTAGTTTCCGAAAGGGGAAACATAGAAAATCCCGAAAGTTATTTTGAGTTCTTTGAGCGGGAAAAATTACTGTAA